GACTACTTTTCTCCACTGAAGTGCAACTAAATTGAAGTTAGCACCTTTGGGTCAAGATACAACAAAAATTCCAGATGGGGAACATATAGTTTTAATTGGAAAATAGAACCAAATTTAACCCCAGTTTGTTCTGTAGATTAATCCCTGAAAACAATGATCTTGTCCAACCCTAGTAAGAACACCTCCTTTTAGATGAAGCCAGCGCAAGGGGAGTAGAAAAGTGAAGTCCATGCAGCCCTCTCTAACTCACTTTGTGCTCTCCTCGGACAATGTGAGAGGAGAATTCGTACCGATCCTGGCTGTGGTGGCCGCAGATGTTGCACTCAAAAGGGTCTCTGAATCCATGGCAACCCATGTGAATGGTAAACATTACGTGGTCAAGAAAGAGAACCCGGCAGTGGTGACACTTATAGGCCTTAACCTGTTCTCCATCTTCATTTAAGACTCTTAGGACCTCTTTGGCTGAGCTTTGAGCTGCTTTGGCAGATGATGGGGGCTCCTGTGCCTTTGGGTCCTCTTTGGAATAGGCCGGGCTTTGCCTTGTGGTATAGTTACTAGGGAAGGTTTGGGCATTCCTGTCTTCATGGCTGCTTTCTGTATCTGTGGAATCATGACAGCCATTGCTTGGAGACACTCCAAGCTCCACCAGTTGGTTTTTTGCTCTAGAATTCAGATGTTCTGGCATGTCTTCATGACCTTCTGCTGCCTCTCGACTTCCCTGTGCCTCAGCTCGGCTGTGGATGGGGTGTACATGGGAGTAGACAGCACTGATCACTGGAGTGATCTCCGGTGTACAACTGGTCATGGGCAGCCTTGGAGGCCTCATTGCTTCTGTTCCTAGATAGGACAGTGCACTGCCCAAAGTCTGGTCCATGGGGTGAGGAGCCATCATCTCTACATCCTTCTCAAAATTGGAGTTCACCTCAAAGTGAACATCATTAAGGTTGAGGCGTATGTGTTTATCACCTGAAAAGAAAGGATTAGGATTTAAAATCAGAAAAGAGAGAAAATAAATCAGTAATAAAAGGAAAGTTAAAGGAAAATTAATTTACAATTAACTActcaaccaccccccaccctcgctccctcaatactgttaGATCAATACACTGCAAATAAAATCAGTACCAAAGTTAGCCATTCTAGTTTCAGGAATTATAATAACTGAAATAGTCATTTATCAAATTTTATTACAATGTCAGCCAGGCGATTAAAAGAAAGGTGTTCCAATATTCATTCAGAAGTAC
Above is a window of Scyliorhinus torazame isolate Kashiwa2021f chromosome X, sScyTor2.1, whole genome shotgun sequence DNA encoding:
- the ikzf4 gene encoding zinc finger protein Eos isoform X2; amino-acid sequence: MDIEDCNGRSYISGSGDSSMDKEFPGAMVGPIVSTPNSQHSSPSRSLSGERPFHCNQCGASFTQKGNLLRHIKLHSGEKPFKCPFCNYACRRRDALSGHLRTHAVSSPTVGKPYKCNYCGRSYKQQSSLEEHKERCHNYLQSLNAEPPQPSIHQAGEENRDMDVMPDHILQPAPDRPSFIDRLANTIAKRKRSTPQKFVGDKHIRLNLNDVHFEVNSNFEKDVEMMAPHPMDQTLGSALSYLGTEAMRPPRLPMTSCTPEITPVISAVYSHVHPIHSRAEAQGSREAAEGHEDMPEHLNSRAKNQLVELGVSPSNGCHDSTDTESSHEDRNAQTFPSNYTTRQSPAYSKEDPKAQEPPSSAKAAQSSAKEVLRVLNEDGEQVKAYKCHHCRVLFLDHVMFTIHMGCHGFRDPFECNICGHHSQDRYEFSSHIVRGEHKLFIVVLSRSA